Proteins co-encoded in one Armatimonadota bacterium genomic window:
- a CDS encoding aldo/keto reductase, whose amino-acid sequence MKYRRLGASGLEVSVVGVGCNNFGRACDAAQTARVVHAALDRGITFFDTAEIYGETRSEEYLGRALEGRRDRAVIATKVGWRVGPGPNEGGASRRRILQAIEGSLRRLRTDHVDLYQIHQWDPHTPIEETLAALDALVRQGKVRYIGCSNFAAWQLVWALWTGDRRGFAPFVSVQPHYSLLHREPEAELLPACQALGVGVIPYFPLAGGMLTGKYREDAPPPPGTRFEALERMRVRFATPRNFAIVRALEAWVQPRGRTLAELAIAWLLARPAVCTVITGATTPEQIEANARAADWELTAVEVEEVAALAPMG is encoded by the coding sequence ATGAAGTACCGCCGCCTGGGCGCGTCCGGGCTGGAGGTCTCGGTCGTTGGCGTGGGGTGCAACAACTTCGGCCGCGCCTGCGACGCCGCCCAGACCGCACGCGTGGTGCACGCCGCGCTGGACCGGGGCATCACCTTCTTCGACACCGCCGAGATCTACGGCGAGACCAGATCCGAGGAGTACCTGGGGCGCGCCCTGGAGGGACGCCGCGACCGGGCGGTGATCGCCACGAAGGTCGGCTGGCGGGTCGGGCCGGGCCCGAACGAGGGCGGCGCCTCGCGCCGGCGCATCCTGCAGGCCATCGAAGGCAGCCTGCGGCGCCTGCGCACGGACCACGTGGACCTCTACCAGATCCACCAGTGGGATCCCCACACGCCCATCGAGGAGACGCTGGCGGCGCTGGACGCGTTGGTGCGGCAGGGCAAGGTGCGCTACATCGGGTGCTCCAACTTCGCGGCCTGGCAGCTGGTCTGGGCGCTGTGGACCGGTGACCGCCGGGGGTTCGCCCCCTTCGTGTCGGTCCAGCCCCACTACAGCCTCTTGCACCGGGAGCCGGAGGCTGAGCTGCTGCCGGCCTGCCAGGCCCTGGGCGTCGGCGTGATCCCCTATTTCCCCCTGGCGGGCGGCATGCTCACGGGCAAGTACCGGGAGGACGCCCCGCCGCCGCCGGGGACGCGCTTCGAGGCCCTGGAACGCATGCGGGTGCGGTTCGCCACACCGCGCAACTTCGCGATCGTGCGGGCGCTGGAGGCGTGGGTTCAGCCGAGGGGACGCACGCTGGCCGAGCTGGCCATCGCCTGGCTGCTGGCGCGGCCGGCGGTGTGCACCGTGATTACCGGCGCGACCACGCCCGAGCAGATCGAGGCCAACGCCCGGGCGGCCGACTGGGAGTTGACGGCGGTCGAGGTCGAGGAGGTGGCGGCGCTGGCGCCGATGGGGTAG
- a CDS encoding ABC-F family ATP-binding cassette domain-containing protein has protein sequence MPLLAFTEVSKAYGAHAVLREVTFALEPGEKLGVVGRNGAGKTTLLRLAAGLEEPDTGRVAIAGWARIAYLPQAPPPAGATTVWAHVLAAATEVHALAARAHALEQLMAQPGVLQDPARLEAVLDEYAHVRAHFEHLGGFTLEPRAREVLAGLGFDAAGVGQRLDELSGGWRARAELARVLLREPDLLLLDEPTNHLDLAATEWLETYLVAFPGACLIVSHDRSLLDTVATRIVEVEDTRLTTYRGTYSAYAAQKALRARQEQEAWERRQEEIARLEDYIRRYHAGQRAAQARSRQKTLARLQAAPAAPPRRQRSLRLAASAAPASGQLVVRLREVSKRYDGGPEVVRNVSLDVLRGERIGLLGPNGTGKSTLLRLIAGLEAPSSGRVILGAGVVPRYFAQDATTVLDDARTVLDEVLADRPQPPEEIRRYLGRFLFSGDDVFKPVATLSGGERQRLVLAKLLLDTPNLLLLDEPTNHLDIPSREALEAALAGFPGTMIVATHDRYLLERLATRILTLGDDGLHDFHGSYRELRQRQHAAPTRPPGAAAARGRGRDPTQGHAARPPVPTFEEVAAQIAAAERALDDLGRRLADPDLYRDAQQVRTVRAEYEAAERRLADLYALLEQVVADDDAATGPTTT, from the coding sequence ATGCCCCTGCTGGCGTTCACCGAGGTGTCCAAGGCCTACGGCGCACACGCCGTGCTGCGCGAGGTGACGTTCGCACTGGAGCCGGGCGAGAAACTCGGCGTGGTCGGCCGCAACGGCGCGGGCAAGACCACGCTGCTCCGCCTGGCGGCGGGGCTGGAGGAGCCCGACACGGGGCGCGTCGCCATCGCAGGGTGGGCGCGCATCGCCTACCTCCCGCAGGCCCCGCCGCCCGCGGGTGCGACGACAGTGTGGGCGCATGTGCTGGCCGCCGCCACCGAGGTGCACGCGCTCGCGGCGCGAGCGCACGCCCTCGAGCAGCTCATGGCGCAGCCCGGGGTGCTCCAGGACCCCGCACGGCTGGAGGCCGTGCTCGACGAGTACGCCCATGTGCGCGCGCACTTCGAGCACCTGGGCGGCTTCACGCTGGAACCCCGGGCGCGGGAGGTGCTGGCCGGCCTGGGCTTCGACGCCGCCGGCGTGGGGCAGCGACTGGACGAACTGAGCGGCGGATGGCGGGCGCGCGCGGAACTGGCTCGGGTGCTGCTCCGCGAGCCCGACCTGCTGCTGCTGGACGAGCCCACCAATCACCTGGACCTGGCGGCGACCGAGTGGCTGGAGACCTACCTGGTCGCCTTCCCGGGTGCGTGCCTGATCGTCAGCCACGATCGGTCGCTCCTGGATACCGTCGCCACGCGCATCGTCGAGGTGGAGGACACACGGCTGACGACCTACCGGGGCACCTACAGCGCCTACGCGGCGCAGAAGGCGCTCCGCGCCCGCCAGGAGCAGGAGGCATGGGAGCGCCGCCAGGAGGAGATCGCAAGGCTCGAGGACTACATTCGACGCTATCACGCGGGGCAACGCGCGGCCCAGGCCCGGAGCCGCCAGAAGACGCTGGCGCGCCTGCAGGCCGCCCCGGCTGCGCCCCCGCGTCGCCAGCGGTCGCTGCGCCTGGCAGCGTCCGCGGCCCCGGCCTCTGGCCAGCTGGTCGTCCGGCTGCGGGAGGTCAGCAAGCGCTACGACGGCGGACCGGAGGTCGTGCGCAACGTCAGCCTCGACGTCCTCCGCGGCGAGCGCATCGGCCTGCTGGGTCCCAACGGTACCGGCAAGTCCACGCTGCTGCGACTGATCGCCGGACTGGAGGCGCCCTCCAGCGGACGGGTGATCCTGGGTGCGGGGGTCGTGCCGCGCTACTTCGCCCAGGACGCCACGACCGTGCTCGACGACGCCCGCACCGTGCTGGACGAAGTGCTGGCCGACCGCCCCCAGCCCCCTGAGGAGATCCGGCGCTACCTGGGGCGCTTCCTCTTCTCGGGCGACGACGTCTTCAAGCCGGTGGCGACGCTCTCGGGCGGCGAGCGCCAGCGGCTGGTGCTCGCGAAGCTGCTGCTCGACACACCGAACCTGCTGCTCCTGGACGAGCCGACGAACCACCTCGACATCCCGTCGCGGGAAGCATTGGAGGCGGCGCTGGCCGGGTTCCCCGGGACGATGATCGTGGCCACCCACGACCGCTACCTGCTGGAGCGCCTGGCGACGCGCATCCTCACGCTGGGCGACGACGGCCTGCACGACTTCCACGGCAGCTACCGCGAGTTGCGCCAGCGCCAGCACGCGGCCCCCACGCGGCCACCCGGGGCGGCTGCCGCCCGCGGGCGCGGCCGCGACCCGACCCAGGGCCACGCCGCGCGACCACCGGTGCCGACCTTCGAGGAGGTCGCGGCGCAGATCGCCGCGGCCGAGCGCGCCCTCGACGACCTGGGCCGGCGCCTGGCCGATCCGGACCTGTACCGTGACGCGCAACAGGTGCGGACAGTACGTGCCGAGTACGAGGCGGCCGAGCGACGCCTGGCCGACCTGTACGCGCTGCTGGAGCAGGTCGTCGCCGATGACGACGCGGCCACGGGTCCGACGACGACCTGA
- a CDS encoding RraA family protein, with amino-acid sequence MPLTPDTLAALRTLSSPTVANAIETFRVRPREAGNLAAGIRALFPELGPMVGYAVTAVVRAERPAPEGRRASTFAWWDYVLTMPAPRVVVVHDLDDPRGQGAFWGEVQANIHMALGCVGTVTDGSVRDLDEVRALGFQCCAAHVSVSHANVHLVDFGIPVKVGGVWIAPGDLLHADQHGVVVIPAEVAERIPEAAERIAADEQRIIQVCQSGGFSLERLKAVYKAVRPDAY; translated from the coding sequence GTGCCTCTCACGCCGGACACGCTCGCCGCGCTGCGCACGCTGTCCAGCCCCACGGTCGCCAACGCCATCGAGACGTTTCGCGTGCGGCCCCGGGAGGCCGGCAACCTCGCCGCCGGGATCCGGGCCCTGTTCCCCGAGCTCGGGCCGATGGTGGGCTATGCCGTCACCGCGGTGGTGCGCGCCGAGCGCCCCGCCCCCGAAGGGCGCCGCGCCAGCACCTTCGCGTGGTGGGACTACGTGCTGACGATGCCGGCGCCCCGCGTGGTGGTAGTCCACGACCTCGACGACCCGCGCGGCCAGGGTGCCTTCTGGGGCGAGGTGCAGGCGAACATCCACATGGCGCTCGGGTGCGTGGGCACCGTGACCGACGGCTCCGTGCGCGACCTGGACGAGGTCCGCGCGCTGGGGTTCCAGTGCTGCGCCGCGCACGTCTCGGTCTCGCACGCCAACGTACACCTGGTGGACTTCGGCATCCCCGTCAAGGTCGGCGGCGTCTGGATCGCCCCCGGCGACCTGCTCCACGCCGACCAGCACGGCGTCGTGGTGATCCCCGCCGAGGTGGCCGAGCGCATCCCCGAGGCCGCCGAGCGCATCGCCGCGGACGAGCAACGCATCATCCAGGTCTGTCAGAGCGGCGGGTTCTCGCTGGAGCGCCTGAAGGCCGTCTACAAGGCGGTGCGTCCCGACGCGTACTGA
- a CDS encoding cupin domain-containing protein, with amino-acid sequence MADLQHHVLAAMPPETVNPKITRRMFWGDRIMCAVLELKAGAVVPTHQHENEQLSYCLSGTLRFTFPDREVVLRAGEMLLIPSNLPHGAEALEDVVDVDIFSPPRQDWIAGADAYLRR; translated from the coding sequence ATGGCTGACCTGCAGCACCATGTCCTGGCTGCCATGCCCCCCGAGACGGTGAATCCCAAGATCACCCGCCGCATGTTCTGGGGCGACCGTATCATGTGCGCGGTGCTGGAGCTCAAGGCGGGCGCCGTGGTCCCCACGCACCAGCACGAGAACGAGCAGCTCTCCTACTGCCTGAGCGGCACGCTGCGCTTCACCTTCCCCGACCGCGAGGTTGTCCTGCGGGCCGGCGAGATGCTCCTGATCCCCAGCAACCTCCCCCACGGTGCCGAGGCCCTGGAGGACGTCGTCGACGTGGACATCTTCAGCCCGCCGCGGCAGGACTGGATCGCGGGCGCAGACGCCTACCTGCGACGGTAG
- a CDS encoding ABC transporter substrate-binding protein, giving the protein MVRLVALVVLAALVLVGPHAGSAQARRIVVYAAMDETVISRIVRAFTERTGIQVEMLTVAAAGTVAARITAEKARPRADIFVGGSIDFHAPLAAEGILAPYRSPAAAEAKVPREFIDPKGFWHGWYFGVLSVVVNRPVFDRTLGAAGIALPRTWDDLTLPAFRGQVVLPSPVTTGAGYIFLATQFFRLGEERGWTYLKALAANTSQFAPTVPAAMTLVERGEAALGMNWAHVGLIARNRGVPIDIILPPDTGYEIGGVSIIKGGPNPEGAKEFVDFVFSRLAQDIAVKYHLTYPVRLDVPSPAGMPALENVKLVKYDRDWAIANMTRVRERWMREVGR; this is encoded by the coding sequence ATGGTTCGTCTTGTCGCCCTCGTCGTCCTGGCCGCGCTGGTGCTCGTCGGCCCCCACGCTGGAAGCGCGCAAGCCAGGCGCATCGTCGTCTACGCCGCTATGGACGAAACGGTCATCAGCCGTATCGTCAGAGCGTTCACGGAACGGACCGGGATTCAAGTGGAGATGTTGACGGTCGCCGCTGCCGGCACCGTTGCCGCACGCATCACGGCGGAAAAGGCGCGTCCGCGGGCCGATATCTTCGTGGGCGGGTCCATCGACTTCCACGCACCGCTGGCCGCCGAGGGGATTCTTGCGCCCTATCGGTCTCCTGCGGCGGCCGAGGCCAAGGTGCCCAGGGAGTTCATCGACCCCAAGGGGTTCTGGCACGGGTGGTACTTTGGCGTACTGAGCGTGGTGGTAAACCGCCCGGTCTTCGACCGCACCTTGGGAGCGGCAGGCATTGCGCTGCCCAGAACGTGGGATGATCTGACGTTGCCGGCGTTCCGCGGGCAGGTAGTGCTGCCCAGCCCTGTCACGACCGGCGCCGGGTACATCTTCCTCGCGACCCAGTTCTTCAGGCTGGGGGAAGAACGCGGGTGGACGTATCTCAAGGCCCTGGCGGCGAACACGTCACAGTTCGCCCCTACTGTGCCTGCGGCGATGACTCTGGTGGAGCGCGGCGAGGCAGCGCTGGGCATGAACTGGGCCCACGTGGGGCTCATCGCCCGCAACCGAGGCGTGCCCATCGACATTATCCTCCCCCCGGACACCGGCTACGAGATCGGAGGCGTGTCGATTATCAAGGGCGGTCCGAATCCCGAGGGGGCCAAGGAGTTCGTCGATTTCGTCTTCTCCAGACTGGCCCAGGACATCGCGGTCAAGTATCACCTGACCTATCCCGTGAGACTCGATGTGCCCAGCCCCGCGGGGATGCCGGCGCTGGAGAACGTGAAGCTGGTCAAGTACGATCGCGACTGGGCGATTGCCAACATGACCCGGGTGCGAGAACGGTGGATGCGCGAGGTGGGGCGCTAG